Proteins encoded together in one Prunus dulcis chromosome 3, ALMONDv2, whole genome shotgun sequence window:
- the LOC117621312 gene encoding zinc transporter 8-like, translating into MNKLRQHSFLAFLCLLLVLPTLVFGECTCDEEEDGDRNKTEALKYKLAAIASILVASAIGVCIPILGKTIPALHPDRNIFFLIKAFAAGVILATGFIHVLPDAFDNLTSPCLKENPWGKFPFTGFVAMVAAIGTLMVDASATSYYSRSHFKNNKAWNAECCGDEEKAGEHEGHVHVHTHATHGHAHGAVDTSPTTQLLRHRVISQVLELGIIVHSVIIGISLGASESPDTIRPLVAALTFHQFFEGMGLGGCISQAKFKARGVAIMALFFSLTTPVGIAIGIGISNVYKENSPTALIVEGVFNAASAGILIYMSLVDLLAADFMNPKLQSNGRLQVGANIALLLGAGFMSLLAKWA; encoded by the exons ATGAACAAACTTAGACAACATAGTTTCTTGGCATTCTTATGCCTCCTCCTTGTACTTCCAACTTTAGTTTTCGGAGAGTGCACATgtgacgaagaagaagatggggaCCGGAACAAAACCGAAGCCCTCAAGTACAAACTGGCCGCGATTGCATCGATTCTAGTTGCCAGTGCAATCGGTGTTTGCATTCCGATTCTTGGGAAGACCATCCCAGCTTTGCACCCCGACAGGaacatcttcttcctcatcaaGGCCTTTGCAGCCGGTGTCATATTGGCTACCGGGTTCATACACGTGCTTCCGGATGCTTTTGATAACCTGACATCGCCGTGCCTTAAGGAGAATCCATGGGGGAAGTTCCCCTTCACTGGGTTTGTGGCCATGGTTGCTGCCATTGGGACTTTGATGGTGGATGCCTCTGCCACTTCTTACTACAGCAGGTCTCACTTCAAGAACAATAAGGCTTGGAATGCGGAGTGCTGTGGTGACGAGGAGAAGGCTGGAGAGCATGAGGGTCACGTGCATGTTCATACTCATGCAACTCATGGTCATGCTCATGGTGCAGTTGACACCTCACCTACAACACAACTTCTTAGGCACAGAGTGATTTCACAG GTTTTGGAGTTGGGGATTATTGTGCATTCTGTCATTATTGGAATTTCTTTAGGTGCTTCTGAAAGTCCTGACACCATAAGGCCTCTTGTAGCTGCCTTGACCTTCCATCAGTTTTTCGAAGGCATGGGACTTGGTGGATGCATATCTCAG GCGAAATTCAAGGCTCGAGGAGTTGCAATCATGGCTCTGTTCTTCTCTCTTACAACTCCTGTTGGAATTGCAATTGGTATCGGAATTTCAAACGTTTATAAAGAAAACAGCCCAACTGCCCTCATCGTTGAAGGCGTTTTCAACGCAGCATCAGCCGGTATCTTAATCTATATGTCCCTTGTTGATCTGCTAGCAGCTGATTTTATGAACCCAAAATTGCAGAGCAATGGAAGACTTCAAGTTGGGGCTAATATAGCTCTTCTTCTTGGAGCTGGTTTTATGTCTCTGCTAGCCAAATGGGCTTAA
- the LOC117621891 gene encoding PKS-NRPS hybrid synthetase CHGG_01239-like, whose translation MDEEQQLESELQRILDMVGNSSEASIDKSDKMLSLTNKNFQNREDLIEAARKIAFAQGYALVIRRSKSEIYVVLGCDRGGNYKSRKVPLEERKKKSASRLINCPFEIWGKKKRKLQGFWKLEIKSLLHNHEPSTDMSGHPYCRRFSNEEIMRIKEMCMAGIPPRQILSSLRQSNPHLRAISRNIYNKKAKILEESLAGRTVIQALVDELGEGGFSYNIEYDQEGYLTHLFFAHPISIELSKSYPHVFLMDCTYKTNKYKMPLLDIIGVSSFNTSFYSCFVFMQKEEEKDYVWALEMFNKILGVHNQPLVIISDRELALMNAIRIVFPSACNLLCVWHIEKNILANCKPHFREEVDWVAFLSTWADLIKSPNESSFDKAWDCFENEYKENAAVLNYIKGTWLPLKEKFVSAWTDEVAHLGNRATSRAEGAHATLKKYLQVSTGGLREVKEKICLAIEHQFQEIKTQLSSEKVRVPHRLRIPFFKEVVTHVSMFALDELYKQHEAAKYGNLSSQCTGHFFKTMGIPCGHMIKDMKIQVLPLNAIHNQWRIDARLFNNDQHASLDDENDQINSLLLDFKEKYEKLPILQKDDTKRQLSQFVGTSFPLILEPKIQPHKGRPLGSKKRNESSSTRREPSKFEIVEKSRKCSVCKGVGHNKSTCPFQVAS comes from the exons ATGGATGAAGAACAACAATTGGAGTCTGAGTTGCAGAGGATTTTAGACATGGTGGGCAACA GCAGTGAAGCATCGATTGATAAAAGTGACAAAATGCTCTCtttgacaaacaaaaattttcaaaatcggGAAGACCTCATTGAAGCTGCTCGTAAGATTGCCTTTGCGCAAGGGTATGCACTAGTTATTAGAAGATCTAAATCCGAGATATATGTTGTCCTTGGTTGTGATAGAGGCGGTAATTATAAAAGCAGAAAAGTTCCActagaggaaagaaaaaagaaatcagcaTCTCGCCTCATAAACTGTCCATTTGAAATTTggggcaaaaagaaaaggaaacttCAAGGATTTTGGAAGTTGGAGATTAAAAGTTTGTTGCATAATCATGAACCTTCAACGGACATGTCTGGACATCCTTATTGTCGTCGATTTTCAAATGAGGAAATTATGCGGATTAAAGAAATGTGTATGGCTGGTATACCACCGCGCCAAATTCTCTCTTCACTTCGACAGAGCAATCCTCATCTTCGAGCAATTTCCCGAAACATTTACAATAAGAAGGCTAAAATTTTGGAAGAGAGCCTAGCAGGACGTACGGTTATTCAAGCATTAGTGGATGAACTTGGTGAAGGTGGTTTCTCTTATAACATTGAGTATGACCAAGAAGGGTATTTGActcatttgttttttgctCATCCTATATCAATTGAATTGAGTAAGAGTTACCCACATGTCTTTCTGATGGATTGCACTTATAAAACTAATAAGTATAAGATGCCATTATTGGATATAATAggagtttcaagtttcaacactTCATTCTACTCTTGTTTTGTCTTCatgcaaaaagaagaagagaaggattATGTGTGGGCTCTAGAAAtgttcaataaaattttgggaGTTCATAATCAGCCATTGGTGATCATATCAGATAGAGAATTGGCCTTAATGAATGCTATACGCATTGTATTCCCAAGTGCTTGTAATTTGTTATGCGTGTGGCATATTGAGAAAAACATTCTTGCAAATTGTAAACCTCATTTTAGAGAAGAAGTTGATTGGGTTGCTTTCCTATCTACTTGGGCTGATTTAATCAAATCTCCAAATGAATCATCATTCGATAAAGCTTGGGATTGTTTTGAAAATGAGTACAAGGAGAATGCAGCTGTTTTGAACTATATTAAAGGTACTTGGCTGccattgaaagaaaaatttgtaAGTGCATGGACAGATGAGGTTGCACACTTAGGTAATCGGGCTACTTCAAGAGCTGAAGGTGCACATGCAACACTAAAGAAGTATCTTCAAGTTTCAACCGGAGGTCTTCGTgaggtaaaagaaaaaatatgtcTTGCTATTGAACATCAATTTCAAGAAATCAAAACTCAACTCTCAAGTGAAAAGGTTCGTGTTCCACATAGACTTCGGATTCCATTCTTTAAAGAAGTTGTTACTCATGTATCTATGTTTGCTTTAGATGAGTTATACAAGCAACATGAAGCTGCAAAATATGGTAATCTTTCATCTCAATGCACAGGCCATTTTTTCAAAACGATGGGCATTCCTTGTGGACACATGATTAAGGATATGAAAATTCAAGTATTGCCTTTAAATGCCATACATAATCAGTGGAGGATCGATGCACGATTGTTTAACAATGATCAACATGCAAGTTTGGATGATGAAAATGATCAAATAAATAGTCTTCTATTGGACTTCAAAGAAAAGTATGAAAAACTGCCCATTCTTCAAAAAGATGATACAAAGAGACAACTATCTCAATTTGTTGGTACTTCTTTTCCCTTAATTCTGGAGCCTAAGATTCAACCTCATAAAGGACGGCCACTAGGGTcaaagaagagaaatgaaTCTAGCTCTACAAGGCGTGAACCATCAAAATTTGAGATAGTTGAAAAGTCTCGTAAATGTAGTGTTTGCAAAGGTGTTGGCCACAATAAAAGTACTTGTCCATTTCAAGTTGCCTCTTAA
- the LOC117621890 gene encoding UDP-glycosyltransferase 71A15-like — translation MRRLVFIPGPGIGHLVSTVEIAKQLAARDHQLFITVLIMKLPFDQLFTNTDASISRRINFINLPEAHVDTRNTGPSSFFKTFVENHKTHVRAAVLESSTQSESNQAQLAGLVVDMFCTTMIDVADEFGVPSYVFFTSNAGCLAFLLYLQKLRDEHGTDAAQLMDSEAELAIPSFVNSLPAHVLPGVLLDKEGATAFLNHAKRFRETKGILVNSFSELESHALHSLSDDKTPPVYPVGPLLNLESDDFHVSTDKARQKYDILRWLDDQPSLSVVFLCFGSMGSFGEAQVKEMACALEYGGFRFLWSLRKPQPKGEIAMPSDYADPKGVLPEGFLDRMARIGKVIGWAPQVAILAHPAIGGFVSHCGWNSVLESLWYGVPIATWPMYSEQQLNTFELVKELGLAVEIKMDYRKGSEVVVSAEEIGRGIKEVMEKDSDTRERVKEMSVKSKKALLDGGSSHSSLGCFIDQIQL, via the coding sequence ATGAGGAGACTTGTGTTCATCCCAGGCCCGGGCATCGGGCACCTCGTATCAACGGTTGAGATCGCAAAGCAACTTGCGGCTAGAGATCACCAGCTCTTCATCACAGTCCTCATCATGAAGCTCCCCTTCGACCAACTCTTCACCAACACAGACGCTTCCATCTCACGACGCATCAACTTCATCAACCTCCCCGAAGCCCACGTCGACACACGAAACACCGGCCCCTCCTCGTTCTTCAAAACCTTCGTCGAAAATCACAAAACCCATGTTAGAGCCGCCGTCTTAGAGTCAAGTACTCAGTCCGAGTCGAACCAGGCTCAGCTGGCCGGGTTGGTCGTTGACATGTTCTGCACCACTATGATTGATGTGGCCGATGAATTTGGGGTTCCTTCCTACGTGTTCTTCACCTCCAACGCCGGGTGTCTCGCGTTCTTGCTCTACCTCCAAAAGCTTCGAGACGAGCATGGCACGGACGCGGCTCAGTTGATGGACTCGGAGGCTGAGTTGGCCATCCCGAGTTTCGTCAACTCTTTGCCTGCCCATGTCTTGCCCGGTGTGCTATTGGACAAGGAGGGTGCCACAGCATTTCTCAATCATGCAAAAAGGTTTAGAGAaaccaagggtattttagtaaATTCGTTCTCAGAGCTGGAATCACATGCGCTTCACTCTCTTTCTGATGATAAAACCCCACCTGTGTACCCGGTGGGACCTCTGTTGAATCTTGAGAGTGATGATTTCCACGTGAGTACGGACAAGGCTAGACAAAAGTATGATATTTTAAGGTGGCTTGATGATCAGCCTTCCTTGTCTGTGGTGTTCTTGTGTTTTGGGAGCATGGGAAGCTTTGGTGAGGCCCAGGTGAAAGAGATGGCGTGTGCACTGGAGTACGGTGGGTTTCGGTTCTTGTGGTCCCTACGAAAGCCCCAGCCAAAGGGCGAGATTGCCATGCCAAGTGACTATGCGGATCCCAAGGGTGTCTTGCCGGAAGGGTTTCTGGATCGAATGGCTAGGATTGGGAAAGTCATAGGATGGGCCCCACAAGTGGCTATACTGGCCCACCCAGCAATCGGAGGGTTTGTATCGCATTGTGGGTGGAACTCCGTGTTGGAGAGTCTATGGTACGGCGTGCCAATTGCCACGTGGCCAATGTACTCGGAGCAACAATTAAATACTTTTGAGCTGGTGAAGGAATTGGGATTGGCAGTGGAAATTAAGATGGATTATAGGAAGGGAAGTGAAGTGGTGGTGAGTGCAGAGGAGATAGGGAGAGGGATAAAGGAAGTGATGGAGAAGGACAGTGATACAAGAGAGAGGGTGAAGGAGATGAGTGTAAAGAGCAAGAAAGCCTTATTGGATGGTGGTTCCTCTCACTCTTCATTGGGGTGTTTTATTGATCAAATTCAACTTtga